A region from the Silene latifolia isolate original U9 population chromosome 7, ASM4854445v1, whole genome shotgun sequence genome encodes:
- the LOC141592331 gene encoding cytochrome P450 94C1-like, translated as MELNLEPSLSWYQSIHGFSSHYLFFNFHINILLLFFLVPLIIIPIFMAYIQFKMKYFHCKCDTCHSYVTSSWSNKFTNLCDWYTHLLQNSPTKTIHIHVLDNIITSNPKNVEYILKTNFNNYPKGKPFSTILGDLLGHGIFNVDGESWRFQRKMANLELDRYSVRSYSFQVVNEEIERQLMPYLSSKSEGPIEVDLQEMFRAFSFCTISRFSFGVEIEALQTTDPLKEFAAAFDLATKLSAERALEVFSISWKLKRFFGVGSEKKLRNAIKKIDALAMEVINKRRNKLQMDSSTCHQKDLLSRFMGVMDNNDRYLRDIIVSFVLAGRDTVASTLTSFFLLVATHPEVESKILLEVDDYGQVPNEEKKRIITYDQIKGFNYLQAALFECMRIYPPVQFDSKFALNDDVLPDMMRVKKGKRVTYHPYAMGRMEEIWGKDCLEFKPERWLKNGIFFEENPYKYPVFQAGVRVCLGKEMALMEIKCVIISLLREFHFELVNPSSKVPHFSPGLTATFKGGLPMLLHGRKK; from the exons ATGGAGCTTAATCTTGAACCTTCCCTAAGTTGGTATCAATCTATTCATGGATTTTCATCCCATTATCTCTTCTTTAATTTTCACATTAATATTCTTCTCCTCTTCTTCCttgtacccttgattattattcCTATATTCATGGCTTATATACAATTCAAAATGAAATACTTTCATTGCAAGTGTGATACATGCCATAGCTATGTGACCTCAAGTTGGTCCAATAAATTCACTAATTTATGTGATTGGTACACTCATCTTCTCCAAAACTCCCCTACCAAAACCATACATATCCATGTCTTAGACAACATAATCACCTCTAACCCCAAAAATGTTGAGTACATATTGAAGACCAATTTCAACAATTATCCAAAAGGCAAACCATTCTCTACCATCCTAGGTGATCTTTTAGGCCATGGCATCTTCAACGTTGATGGTGAATCATGGCGATTCCAAAGGAAGATGGCTAACCTAGAGCTTGATCGATACTCCGTCCGATCATATTCGTTCCAG GTAGTGAATGAAGAGATAGAAAGGCAATTGATGCCATACTTAAGCTCAAAATCAGAAGGCCCTATAGAAGTGGACTTACAAGAGATGTTTAGGGCTTTTTCATTTTGCACAATCTCTCGTTTCTCGTTTGGAGTCGAAATTGAAGCTCTACAAACAACTGACCCATTAAAGGAATTCGCGGCTGCATTTGACCTAGCGACAAAGCTATCAGCAGAAAGAGCACTAGAAGTATTCTCTATATCATGGAAGCTAAAAAGGTTCTTTGGCGTAGGGTCAGAGAAAAAGCTAAGAAATGCTATTAAAAAGATTGATGCTTTGGCCATGGAAGTTATTAACAAaaggagaaataaattacaaatggATTCCTCTACTTGCCATCAAAAAGACTTGTTATCTAGATTTATGGGTGTTATGGATAACAATGATAGGTACTTAAGGGATATTATTGTAAGTTTCGTGCTAGCTGGGCGTGACACAGTCGCGTCAACCTTAACAAGCTTCTTTCTGTTAGTAGCCACACATCCTGAAGTTGAGTCCAAGATTTTATTAGAGGTGGATGATTATGGTCAAGTTCcgaatgaagaaaaaaaaaggataaTTACATATGATCAAATAAAAGGGTTTAATTATCTACAAGCGGCTTTATTTGAGTGCATGAGGATCTATCCACCCGTCCAATTCGACTCTAAATTTGCGTTAAACGACGATGTTTTGCCGGATATGATGAGAGTTAAGAAGGGCAAAAGGGTAACTTACCATCCATATGCAATGGGGAGGATGGAGGAAATATGGGGCAAGGATTGTTTGGAGTTTAAGCCAGAGAGGTGGCTTAAAAATGGGATTTTCTTCGAGGAAAATCCTTATAAATATCCGGTTTTTCAAGCTGGTGTTAGGGTTTGTTTGGGAAAAGAGATGGCCCTAATGGAGATTAAGTGTGTAATTATCTCACTTCTTAGAGAATTTCACTTTGAATTAGTGAATCCTTCAAGCAAAGTCCCACATTTTTCACCTGGTTTAACTGCCACCTTCAAAGGAGGGTTGCCTATGTTGTTGCATggaagaaaaaaataa